The following is a genomic window from Deinococcota bacterium.
TTCCCCCAGGAACACTCAATCTCCCCACCAGTCCAGCACCTTCTTTTGCAACTCCAGTGAAGTGTGCCGGTTACGAAACTCCTTGAGTTCCCCGGCCCAATCCAGGTTGAGGTGAGACTTCTTGCGTTTGGTTCTGGCCTCGAGCAAGAAGGCGGCAAAGTCGTAAACTTCCCGCTGAAGTTCTGGAGGTAACTGTTTAAGCACAGCGCTCAAGTCTCTGGCGGTCATAGACCCTATTTTAGCAGGCCAGCACAGATTTGTGACGCCAACGCTTGTTGATTTTGTTGATACTTTCATGGCGTCTCGGGCAAGGCGGC
Proteins encoded in this region:
- a CDS encoding DUF2281 domain-containing protein — its product is MTARDLSAVLKQLPPELQREVYDFAAFLLEARTKRKKSHLNLDWAGELKEFRNRHTSLELQKKVLDWWGD